From Ruminococcus sp. HUN007, a single genomic window includes:
- a CDS encoding glycosyltransferase family 2 protein — MKLLSIVVPCYNEQEVLPLFYDKITEVMDGMKTEHPELDYELVFINDGSRDATLEGLRKYAREDSRVRYISFSRNFGKEAGMYAGLEASKGDYIVVMDADLQHPPEFLPKMYSYVKSGEYDCATTRRVDREGESKVRSWFARKFYRIINRISQTEIVDGAQDFRFMTRQMVDAILSMKEYNRFSKGIFSWVGFRTKYIEIKNVERAAGTTAWSFWGLFKYSLEGIAAFSTAPLAIASLLGIVSCAIAVIFALVTIIEKLCFGNDIHGYPTIVCLILLLGGLQLFTTGILGQYLAKTYLECKKRPIYLVQETEADIQKTEREN; from the coding sequence GTGAAATTGCTTTCCATAGTAGTGCCATGCTACAATGAACAGGAAGTACTTCCATTGTTCTATGACAAGATAACCGAAGTCATGGACGGAATGAAGACTGAACATCCCGAACTTGACTATGAACTCGTTTTTATTAATGACGGTTCCCGTGACGCAACTCTTGAAGGACTCAGGAAATATGCACGCGAGGACAGCCGTGTCAGATACATCTCATTTTCAAGAAATTTCGGCAAGGAAGCAGGAATGTATGCCGGACTTGAGGCTTCGAAGGGTGACTACATAGTTGTTATGGACGCAGATCTTCAGCATCCGCCGGAGTTTCTCCCGAAGATGTACAGCTATGTAAAAAGCGGTGAATATGACTGCGCAACGACACGCAGAGTGGACCGCGAAGGCGAATCAAAAGTAAGAAGCTGGTTCGCAAGGAAATTCTACAGAATAATAAACAGGATCTCACAGACCGAGATCGTTGACGGAGCCCAGGACTTCAGATTCATGACCCGCCAGATGGTCGATGCCATTCTGTCGATGAAGGAGTACAACCGCTTTTCAAAGGGTATTTTCAGCTGGGTCGGATTCCGTACAAAATACATTGAGATAAAGAACGTTGAACGTGCCGCAGGTACGACTGCCTGGTCCTTCTGGGGACTTTTCAAGTACTCCCTCGAGGGCATTGCGGCGTTTTCAACGGCACCTCTCGCCATTGCATCTCTGCTCGGTATAGTTTCATGTGCCATTGCAGTGATCTTCGCGCTGGTAACGATCATCGAGAAGCTTTGCTTCGGAAATGACATTCACGGTTATCCTACGATCGTCTGCCTCATTCTCCTTCTCGGAGGACTCCAGCTGTTTACTACCGGTATTCTCGGACAGTATTTAGCCAAGACATATCTTGAATGCAAGAAGAGACCTATTTATCTTGTTCAGGAGACCGAGGCGGATATACAGAAAACGGAGCGTGAGAATTGA
- a CDS encoding IS1380 family transposase, whose amino-acid sequence MNSISDFSFKFNSSVKFNFDGGDLTSDSGALLIEEFMHVTGIKKLFQLFKTKDSAVRFHTDADNLHQAISQIFLSYYNDYDANELAHEHVLTTSLNKDRIASQSSMSRFFSRADGTTIKQLNCILTELRRIAYAIKRPEFIVFDLDSTLLDTYGNQEGTAFNFHYQNVGYHPLLCYDALTKDLIGAELREGSKYCSKDAADFLEPIFKEYTESYPDMNCMLRGDSGFAAPEIYDLCEKYGISYVIRLKENNVLRQLAEAKLKDLKTAVDLNSLDYACTYGEFEYQASSWKHPRRVVFKIEKPYGQMIYMYTFVVTSMKSEAQQLINAYCKRGAMENFIKEGKNEFGFRHVSSKSMTVNANRFLIHALAYNIFNLFRRFALSKRLRNCNANTIRMAIFKVAGKIVCKSRYKYFKFCSNCVHKSDIIETYINIQQLYVQLNE is encoded by the coding sequence ATTAATAGTATAAGCGATTTTTCATTTAAATTCAATAGTTCTGTGAAATTTAATTTCGATGGTGGCGATTTAACGTCAGATTCCGGTGCCCTTTTGATAGAAGAATTCATGCATGTAACAGGTATAAAAAAGCTGTTTCAGCTGTTTAAAACAAAAGATTCCGCTGTTAGATTTCACACTGACGCAGATAATCTTCATCAGGCAATTTCACAGATTTTTCTTTCATACTACAACGATTACGATGCTAATGAGCTTGCTCATGAACATGTTCTCACAACTTCCCTAAACAAGGATCGCATTGCTTCACAGTCATCAATGTCAAGATTTTTCAGCCGCGCAGATGGAACTACAATCAAGCAGCTTAACTGTATACTGACTGAGTTAAGAAGAATAGCTTATGCAATTAAAAGACCTGAATTCATAGTCTTTGACTTGGATTCAACATTGCTTGATACTTATGGGAATCAGGAAGGCACAGCCTTCAACTTTCATTATCAGAACGTTGGATATCATCCATTACTATGCTATGATGCATTAACCAAAGACCTCATTGGAGCTGAATTACGCGAAGGATCAAAATACTGCAGTAAAGATGCTGCAGATTTTCTTGAACCAATATTCAAAGAGTATACTGAATCATATCCTGATATGAACTGTATGCTCAGAGGAGACAGCGGTTTTGCCGCTCCGGAAATATATGATCTTTGTGAAAAGTATGGTATCAGCTATGTAATCAGGCTGAAGGAAAATAATGTACTCAGACAGCTCGCAGAAGCTAAACTTAAAGATTTGAAAACAGCTGTAGATTTGAATTCGCTTGACTATGCATGTACATACGGAGAATTCGAATATCAGGCTTCCTCGTGGAAACACCCGAGACGTGTTGTTTTCAAAATTGAAAAACCATACGGCCAGATGATTTACATGTACACCTTTGTTGTTACTTCAATGAAAAGCGAAGCGCAGCAGCTCATCAATGCATACTGTAAACGCGGTGCTATGGAAAACTTCATCAAGGAAGGTAAGAACGAATTTGGATTCCGACATGTCAGCAGTAAGTCGATGACTGTAAACGCTAACCGATTTCTTATCCATGCGCTTGCATACAACATCTTCAATCTGTTTAGAAGATTTGCCTTGAGTAAAAGACTTAGAAACTGTAATGCCAATACTATACGTATGGCTATATTCAAAGTAGCAGGAAAAATTGTATGCAAGTCCAGATACAAATACTTTAAGTTCTGCAGCAATTGCGTACACAAGAGCGATATTATAGAAACGTATATCAATATTCAACAGCTTTATGTACAGCTGAATGAATAG
- a CDS encoding LTA synthase family protein — MKNNSFLAFFMQTASENLANRLEEPENYSEQAIAGFLGDESKNSYDVTPDADFKKPNVIVVMSEALADFRAFDELKISDEYYSGLDKVAAEGHRGQVIVPTFASFTVRTEFELLFGLPVKSLNDPNMPQRMLAERDQPAFARYYKSLGYNTAYVHPFLSSFYSRKRIYGTFGFDQMIFEDDFTVPVEYRGSYIKDETVFNQIEKLIKESDEPLYLHTTTMQNHQPYTEGESDDELLNYLDNVKVTGDAFEAFISDLKKIDEPTVVFMVGDHFPSFKNTEGNVYNRLGINSSTCSKVFEQNYVAWSNYGADLSALPEERVSTFYVPYLLLDVIGAPKDTFIEAMTEKMKTLPVYSTQYDSSIPGDSELDVLTYDRVIGENISG, encoded by the coding sequence TTGAAAAACAACAGTTTCCTCGCATTTTTCATGCAGACAGCCAGTGAAAATCTTGCAAACAGACTTGAAGAGCCTGAAAACTACAGCGAGCAGGCAATTGCAGGTTTCCTTGGCGATGAGAGTAAAAACAGCTATGACGTAACTCCGGATGCTGATTTCAAAAAGCCTAATGTCATTGTGGTAATGTCCGAGGCACTTGCAGATTTCAGAGCATTCGATGAACTTAAAATAAGCGACGAGTACTACAGCGGCCTCGATAAAGTGGCTGCCGAAGGACACCGCGGACAGGTTATTGTTCCGACATTCGCAAGTTTTACAGTTCGTACTGAATTCGAGCTTCTTTTCGGTCTTCCGGTAAAGTCACTCAATGACCCGAACATGCCGCAGAGAATGCTTGCTGAACGTGACCAGCCGGCTTTCGCCCGTTACTACAAGTCACTTGGCTACAACACGGCTTACGTTCATCCGTTCCTCAGCTCATTCTACAGCAGAAAGAGAATTTACGGAACATTCGGTTTTGACCAGATGATCTTTGAAGATGATTTCACAGTTCCTGTTGAATACCGCGGTTCATACATCAAGGATGAAACAGTATTCAATCAGATAGAAAAGCTCATAAAGGAATCTGACGAACCGCTTTACTTACATACTACAACGATGCAGAACCATCAGCCGTATACTGAGGGTGAATCGGATGATGAACTTCTTAACTATCTCGATAACGTAAAGGTTACAGGCGATGCGTTCGAAGCCTTTATTTCAGATCTTAAGAAGATAGATGAACCGACAGTGGTATTCATGGTAGGTGACCACTTCCCGTCCTTCAAGAATACAGAAGGCAACGTCTACAACCGTCTTGGCATCAACAGTTCAACATGCAGCAAGGTATTTGAACAGAACTATGTTGCATGGAGCAACTACGGTGCAGATCTTTCAGCACTTCCGGAGGAAAGAGTATCAACATTCTATGTTCCTTACCTCCTTCTCGATGTGATCGGCGCTCCGAAGGATACATTCATCGAGGCGATGACGGAAAAGATGAAGACACTTCCGGTGTACTCCACACAGTATGATTCATCAATACCGGGCGACAGTGAGCTTGACGTGCTTACTTACGACCGTGTGATCGGAGAGAATATTTCCGGTTAA
- a CDS encoding CpsB/CapC family capsule biosynthesis tyrosine phosphatase: MNGYVDFHSRVLPKLDVENMDEELDRCVDILKILHKAKIKTVVATPYFNSVDSNVSDFLAEREEAFAKLNEKIKGMSLPRIIPGAEVLFTTSLLDIPDTSKLCVGNTNYIMLSLPYQEYSDMVIETLQKLIISKNLCPIIAHIEKYYPEFYTIEQLEKISQLGVIMQLSCDAMINRSTRKAALELLSRNVVQIIGSNDITKQNVHRTALETAMDVLNKDVSSYAAIDVLKKDIRDIHTADFKAGVNEAISPSPQYADAIRIMRYHLPLGKYKQIKNNAGMIISNANIKDIMC; the protein is encoded by the coding sequence ATGAATGGATACGTTGACTTTCACTCAAGGGTCCTTCCGAAACTCGATGTCGAAAACATGGATGAAGAACTTGACAGATGCGTTGATATTCTTAAAATTCTGCACAAAGCTAAAATCAAGACCGTAGTAGCAACACCATACTTTAATTCTGTTGATTCAAATGTTTCAGATTTCCTTGCAGAACGCGAGGAAGCTTTTGCAAAACTGAACGAAAAAATAAAGGGAATGTCACTTCCGCGTATAATTCCGGGCGCAGAAGTACTGTTTACAACGTCACTTCTTGATATACCTGATACATCAAAGCTTTGTGTCGGAAACACAAACTACATCATGCTTTCCCTTCCGTACCAGGAATACAGCGACATGGTTATCGAGACTCTCCAGAAGCTTATTATTTCAAAGAATCTCTGTCCTATCATCGCTCACATTGAAAAGTATTATCCTGAATTCTACACCATCGAGCAGCTTGAAAAGATCTCACAGCTCGGTGTAATAATGCAGCTCAGCTGCGATGCTATGATCAACCGTTCCACAAGAAAGGCTGCACTTGAACTCCTTTCAAGAAATGTGGTCCAGATCATCGGATCAAACGACATCACAAAGCAGAATGTTCATCGGACAGCTCTCGAAACAGCCATGGATGTACTCAACAAGGATGTTTCAAGCTATGCAGCTATCGATGTTTTGAAGAAGGATATCCGCGATATCCACACTGCTGATTTCAAGGCAGGAGTAAATGAAGCTATCTCTCCTTCACCGCAGTATGCAGATGCAATCAGAATAATGAGATATCACCTTCCTCTTGGAAAATACAAGCAGATCAAGAACAATGCCGGCATGATCATCTCGAACGCAAATATAAAAGATATCATGTGCTGA
- a CDS encoding SDR family oxidoreductase: protein MPKTVLITGASRGIGAACAELFAENGYNVIINYANSSEKAEALAEKTGGTAVKCDVSDPEASEKMVSDIIERFGKIDVLVNNAGISVTGVFDLVSDEDEKRLFDVNVFGTLNCTKKVLPYMLKRKYGKIINISSMWGQTGASCEVHYSAAKAAVIGFTKALAREVGPSGINVNCVAPGMVMTDMTSCYTADEIAEITEEIPLGRCGDPRDIAEAVFFLASEKASFITGQVIGVNGGMVI from the coding sequence ATGCCAAAAACAGTACTGATAACCGGTGCATCAAGGGGAATAGGTGCCGCATGCGCGGAGCTGTTTGCCGAAAACGGTTATAATGTGATAATAAACTATGCCAATAGCAGCGAAAAAGCTGAGGCGCTTGCAGAAAAAACAGGCGGAACAGCTGTGAAATGTGATGTTTCTGATCCGGAAGCATCGGAGAAAATGGTAAGCGATATAATAGAACGGTTCGGAAAGATCGATGTTCTCGTCAACAATGCAGGAATATCGGTCACCGGCGTTTTTGATCTTGTTTCTGACGAGGATGAAAAAAGGCTTTTCGACGTCAACGTATTCGGAACGCTGAACTGTACGAAAAAGGTGCTTCCGTACATGCTTAAAAGGAAGTACGGAAAGATAATAAATATCTCATCCATGTGGGGTCAGACCGGCGCCTCGTGCGAGGTGCACTATTCTGCTGCAAAGGCAGCTGTGATCGGATTTACAAAGGCGCTTGCCAGGGAAGTCGGACCGAGCGGGATAAATGTCAACTGCGTCGCTCCCGGCATGGTCATGACGGACATGACATCCTGCTATACTGCAGATGAGATTGCGGAGATCACTGAGGAGATCCCGCTTGGAAGATGCGGTGATCCGCGTGACATAGCGGAGGCCGTCTTTTTCCTCGCTTCGGAAAAAGCGTCGTTTATTACAGGCCAGGTGATCGGGGTAAACGGCGGAATGGTCATATAG
- a CDS encoding DUF896 domain-containing protein, which produces MTDEKVQRINELARKSKTPEGLTEAEKAEQTELRNEFRRSVVSSLTSQLDSCTIVDEKGNVLKKAKNAK; this is translated from the coding sequence ATGACAGACGAAAAAGTACAGCGCATCAACGAACTTGCAAGAAAATCAAAAACACCCGAAGGTCTTACCGAAGCGGAAAAGGCAGAGCAGACTGAGCTCCGCAACGAATTCCGCCGCAGCGTTGTTTCGAGTCTCACATCGCAGCTTGACAGCTGTACTATAGTAGATGAAAAAGGCAACGTACTCAAAAAGGCTAAGAACGCAAAGTGA